A stretch of the Arachis stenosperma cultivar V10309 chromosome 6, arast.V10309.gnm1.PFL2, whole genome shotgun sequence genome encodes the following:
- the LOC130935409 gene encoding uncharacterized protein LOC130935409, producing MVKAYLRYEPAASFGVIASVESNIAYDSSGKHLLSPALEKVGVWHVRPGICTKTLTPSPASRVSSLAVTSIAPAPSSSQVAVGYADGSIRIWDSDAGTCETTLSGHKGAVTALRYNKAASVLASGSKDNDIILWDVVGETGMFRLRGHRDQVTDVVFVGSGKKLVSSSKDKFLRVWDLDSEYCIQIVGGHHSEIWSIDVDPEERYLVTGSADKVLRFYSIKHESVDGQSVNGDSAVVGDGGSSVQNKWEVLRQFGEIQRQSKERVATVQFSKAGKLLACQVAGKTVEIYRVLDEAEAKKKARRRVHRKKEKKHAKEALGGAENGDVNKGVKGDITSETQGLIETSNPAVTVPDVFKLLHTLRASKKICSVSFCPVTPKNSLASLALSLNNNLLEFYSIESSEATKTLAIELQGHRSDVRSVTLSSDNSLLMSTSHNAVKIWNPSTGSCLRTIDSGYGLCSLILPSNKYGLVGTKDGTIEIIDIGSGTRLEAVEAHGASVRSIALLPDKNGFVTGSADHDVKFWEYQLKQSPGQATKQLSVSNVSTMKMNDDVLVVAISPDSKYIAVALLDSTVKVHFADTFKFFLSLYGHKLPVLCMDISSDGDLIVTGSADKNLKIWGLDFGDCHKSIFAHADSVMAVQFVPKTHYVFSVGKDRLIKYWDADKFELLLTLEGHHADVWCLAISNRGDFVVTGSHDRSIRRWDRTEEQFFIEEEKEKRLEEMFEADLDNGFENKYAPKEEVPEEGAVALAGKKTQETLTASDLIIERLDIAEAEKKRIAEHEEEKNNKNAAAFLANPLMNGLSPSDYVLSAFSDIHSNDLEQALLALPFSDALKLLSYLKDWTSYSDKVELICRIGTLLLQTHYNQLLTTPAARPILTAFSDIFYEHVKGWKDIFGFNLAAMDHIQQILATRSDAIFRDARSKLLEIHAKQSKHVAERSDTGEGKRRKK from the exons ATGGTGAAGGCCTACCTCCGTTACGAGCCGGCGGCATCGTTCGGCGTCATCGCCTCCGTCGAGTCCAACATAGCCTATGACAGCTCCGGCAAGCACCTCCTCTCTCCGGCGCTCGAGAAGGTCGGCGTCTGGCACGTCCGTCCAGGCATCTGCACCAAAACCCTAACCCCTTCCCCTGCCTCTCGAGTTTCCTCCCTCGCCGTCACCTCCATCGCCCCTGCCCCTTCTTCCTCCCAG GTAGCGGTTGGTTATGCTGATGGTAGCATAAGGATTTGGGACTCTGATGCGGGAACTTGTGAGACCACGCTGAGTGGGCACAAGGGAGCTGTCACTGCTCTTCGTTACAACAAGGCTGCTTCGGTGCTTGCTTCCGGGAGCAAGGACAATGATATCATTTTGTGGGATGTTGTTGGTGAGACCGGCATGTTTCGCCTCCGCGGGCATCGTGACCAG GTGACTGATGTAGTATTTGTGGGGTCTGGGAAAAAGCTAGTTAGTTCCTCGAAAGACAAGTTCTTGAGAGTGTGGGATCTAGATAGCGAGTACTGTATACAAATTGTTGGTGGTCATCATAGTGAAATTTGGTCTATAGATGTTGATCCTGAGGAAAGGTATCTGGTCACTGGTTCTGCAGACAAGGTGCTCCGGTTTTATTCAATCAAGCATGAGTCTGTGGATGGACAATCTGTAAATGGGGACAGTGCAGTGGTTGGTGATGGAGGCTCTTCTGTTCAAAACAAATGGGAAGTTTTGAGGCAGTTTGGCGAGATTCAGCGGCAAAGCAAGGAGAGAGTGGCAACTGTGCAGTTCAGTAAGGCAGGGAAACTGCTAGCTTGTCAGGTTGCAGGAAAGACAGTTGAGATATACCGTGTTCTGGATGAGGCTGAGGCGAAGAAGAAGGCAAGACGTCGGGTTCACCgcaagaaagagaagaaacatGCCAAAGAGGCTTTGGGGGGAGCTGAAAATGGAGACGTGAATAAAGGGGTTAAAGGAGATATAACTTCCGAGACTCAAGGGCTCATAGAAACAAGTAACCCTGCAGTTACTGTGCCTGATGTTTTTAAGCTACTCCATACCCTTAGAGCTAGCAAAAAGATATGCTCCGTATCTTTTTGTCCAGTCACTCCTAAGAATTCACTGGCTAGTTTAGCATTGTCCTTGAACAATAATCTACTTGAGTTTTACTCCATTGAAAGCAGTGAAGCAACAAAAACACTTGCTATTGAGCTACAAGGACACCGTTCTGATGTTAGAAGTGTCACACTTAGTTCGGACAACAGTCTTTTGATGTCAACTAGTCACAATGCAGTTAAGATTTGGAACCCTAGCACTGGGTCATGCCTAAGGACAATCGATTCTGGGTATGGACTGTGCAGTTTAATTCTGCCCTCTAACAAGTATGGGCTTGTTGGAACTAAAGATGGAACCATAGAAATTATTGACATTGGAAGTGGCACTCGTTTAGAAGCAGTGGAAGCTCATGGTGCTTCTGTCCGTTCAATTGCTCTCCTGCCAGATAAAAATGGTTTTGTTACAGGAAGTGCTGATCATGACGTTAAGTTTTGGGAGTACCAGTTGAAGCAAAGCCCCGGTCAA gCTACTAAGCAACTTAGTGTGTCAAACGTCAGTACAATGAAGATGAATGATGATGTTCTTGTGGTTGCAATAAGTCCCGATTCTAAATATATTGCTGTGGCGCTGTTAGATAGTACTGTGAAG gtTCACTTTGCAGACACGTTCAAATTCTTCCTTTCATTATATGGCCATAAGCTGCCTGTTCTTTGTATGGATATCTCATCAGATGGAGATTTAATTGTGACTGGATCAGCAGACAAAAATTTGAAGATTTGGGGTCTGGATTTTGGTGATTGTCATAAATCTATTTTTGCGCATGCTGACAG TGTTATGGCAGTGCAATTTGTTCCCAAGACACACTATGTGTTTAGTGTTGGGAAAGATCGGCTGATAAAATATTGGGATGCTGATAAATTTGAATTGCTGTTGACTCTCGAAGGACATCATGCAGATGTCTGGTGTCTTGCAATAAGTAATCGTGGTGATTTCGTGGTCACTGGATCTCATGACCGATCAATCCGCCGATGGGATCGTACAGAAGAGCAGTTTTTCATTGAG GAAGAAAAGGAGAAAAGGTTGGAGGAAATGTTTGAGGCTGATCTTGACAATGGTTTTGAAAACAAGTACGCACCAAAGGAAGAAGTACCGGAGGAGGGTGCTGTGGCTTTAGCTGGGAAAAAAACCCAGGAGACCCTTACTGCCAGTGACTTAATTATCGAGAGATTAGACATAGCAGAAGCTGAGAAAAAGCGTATTGCAGAACATGAG GaggagaaaaataataaaaatgctGCTGCATTCCTAGCAAATCCGCTTATGAATGGGCTTTCCCCTTCTGATTATGTTCTTAGTGCATTCTCAGATATTCACTCCAATGATCTTGAGCAAGCATTATTG GCTTTACCCTTTTCTGATGCTTTGAAACTTCTGTCATACTTGAAGGATTGGACTTCATATTCAGATAAG GTCGAGCTTATTTGCCGGATAGGAACACTACTGTTGCAGACACATTATAATCAGCTGCTTACTACGCCGGCTGCTAGACCTATTTTGACTGCTTTCAGCGACATTTTTTATGAACATGTCAAG GGATGGAAAGATATCTTTGGTTTTAACCTTGCAGCGATGGATCATATCCAG CAAATTCTGGCTACGAGATCAGATGCTATTTTCCGTGATGCAAGATCTAAACTACTAGAGATACATGCTAAACAATCGAAACATGTAGCAGAAAGGTCCGACACTGGAGAagggaagaggaggaagaagtaG